TGCCCTCAGCAACAAAGCAGGGCCTGGCTCGTGGGAGGTGCTCAGTAGATGTTTATTGACTGAATGAATGGCAAGCTGCCAGGGTCCCATGAGGGACACAGAGACTTGGCACCACTATGCAGCGACTGAGTCCCTGGAGGGGTCCGAAGTTTTTGAGAACCGGGGCAAAATGTCTTGTTACCTCTCTGTCATCTGGCCCTGTTTAGCACCAGTGAGTCTTGTTACTGAGCAGAGCCCGGGACAAAGAGAGTCCCTATATCTGATCCTTGGACCCTGGGGTGTCACGTTAGTGTtggtgttaatcgctcagtcgtgcccgactctttgtgaccccatgaacaactgcagcccaccaggctccactgcagtccaccaggctccactgtacatgagattttccaggccaaggatactggagtgggttgccatttccttcaaataCGCTGGATACCCAAATCCTGGAATCTAGACAACGGATATGGTTTACATTAGTGGCAGCAATGTGTTTACCACTTGCCATGGGGCTCTAATGGCCTCCTCTCACTCCGTCTTCACAATGGTTCCACAAGGTTAGCTACTCACAGgaccccatttgacagatgagtaaactgaggtctGCAGCCTCCAAGTGGCAGGATccagcagtctggctccagagctatGCTTTTTCTCATTTGAATGAACGCCCTTGCTATATGACCAAGCCTTGACAGCCCCCAGACCCATGCAGAGATCCGCAAACAGCAGCCCCTCCTTGCTCAGCACCATACGTACGTACTCTGCCCAGAGCTGTTCTCTTAACCACTGCAACATCCTATCTCAAACCACTATCAGGCCAAATGGCCAGGGCAAGCGGGAAGCACAAGCCTTCCCTCAGCTAACTGACAAACTGTGTCAATGCAGGGCATggggagagcagagaggaagctGGAAGGAATACTGATATTAGAGGTAGCTATCTTTTCTTCATCCATCTCTCTGGTTTTCTCCCAGATCCCCCCAAGGGGGTCACCACGGTGATTCAAAGCCCCACACCAATTCGAGAAGGAGACAGTGTGACCCTGTCCTGCACCTTCAATTCCAGTAACCCCACAGTTACTCGATATAACTGGAACagtccaggctcccaggaccagACATCACAGAAGCTGACGATTCGAAAAGTCGCCTGGGACGCACAGCCAGTCAAATGCGAAGCCTGTAACCAGTGGTGTTCGTGGTCTCCCTCCGTCAACCTGAACGTCCTCTGTGAGTGCCCCAGGCCCGCGGGAACTGGGGGGTGGCCCAGCCGGGATAACGGGGTTCTAAGAGTGAGGAGCCCGAAGCCTGGACCACAGTCCTCACAGAGAACTGAGGGATGAGAGTCAGGCCTCGGAGCCAAGGGGAGAGGGAGtcttggggacaggaggagggcAAGGGATCTCAGAGGTCAGCCTGAGGCCCTTGCTTTCCAGATGCCCCCAAGGACGTCAGCATCCAGATCAGCCCTCATACAGAGATTCGATCTGGGAAGCGGATCCTCCTCCAGTGTGAGTTCTCAAGTAGCCGTCCCGCGGACATCCATGTCTTCTGGAAGAAAGATGGAAGCCTTCTTCTGAAGGCAGGGAAGACACTTACCTTTGACCCCATCTCTCCAGAAGATTCGGGAACCTACCACTGCTTGGTCAACAACTCCATAGGACAGACCTCATCTGAGGCCCGCGAGCTCCGAGTGATGTGTGAGTGGCTGGAGCTGGAGGCAGATGGCAGAGATGGGCAGAGGACCAGTGACCTGAATCCTGACTTTGCTCATCCTGCAGATGCTCCCAGAAGGCTGCGTGTGTCCATCAGCCCAAAAGATGGCGTGGTGGAGGGGAAGACGGCAGTCCTGACCTGCGAGAGCGACGccaaccctcccacctcccactacAACTGGTTTGATGGGAATAACCAAGACCTCCACCATTACGGCCAGACGCTGAGGTTGGAGCCGGTGAAGCTGCAGCACGCAGGCAGCTACTGGTGCCGGGGGACCAACCATCTGGGCCAGAGCCAGTCGCCCCCGACCACCCTCACTGTCTACTGTAAGGCCCCCTGCTTCTTCTCTGGCCCTGGCCACTCCTGGGGCTTTCTCCTCGGCTGTGCTGCTGTGTGTTCAGATCACATCCCTGATCCTGCCCTGTGCACCCTCCCTCTCCTGCAGGGGGCGGGCGAGGGTTTGGGGAACCCTGCGCTCAGAGGCCCCTGCTCCACACACAGCTCTTCCACCTTCCTTCTCCTGCTCAGTCTCTCCAGACTCAAGGAGGACTccctctctgcctgcctccctccttccagACACCCTGAGCGCCTCTTggctccctctctctgcctctccctctttGTCTAACACTTGAAAGGCTGCTTGTTtctatcttttgattttttttttagcagtgtttttttcctttaagacaaTGTAAGTacatggtaaaaagaaaaaaaaaaaaagaaagaaaagaaacagcatgGAAGGGTAAACAGTGGAAGGAcagtcacttctttcttgctccctgagaactctgcctcctctcctccctcaagGCTTTTGCTGTTGGCTGGGTATGTCTCCTTGCAGAAATATTCTGTTCATGCACAATAGGCCTCTAGAGACCTGGGTCCATACACCCTTCTTTGTTACTTAGACTTTGGAAGAGCTCACACATTGCCTTGAATTTTCCTTTCTTCACgtaatgggggcttccctagtggcttagatggtaaagaatctgcctacagtgctgaagaccagggtttgatccctgggtcgggaagacccccggggagaagggaatggcaacccactccagtacttctgcctggagaattccatggacagaggagcctggtaggctacagtctgtggggttgcaaaaagtcggacacgactgagcggctaacactttcactttccatgtaATAAAGGCACTtggagattgttctagatttgtGCATAAACAGGTGTCTGAAGAGTCTGGAAACATAGGGGGGAATATTTACTTATTGTGTTTTTCTCAGATTAGTGACCGAAGCCAGGACTTTAAACGTAGAGGACCATCACCATGTAAAGCTGGTGCTAAAGGGAGCCAACCTCACTGTGTCATTCGGAAAAGTAACTTAATACCACGTTCCCTAGGCCTCCCCTCCACAGACACCCTGAGACCTGCCTCCTTTCCTCAGGGTGCAATGTTGCTAAACTATGTGCCCAGTGCCCTCCTCAAGGCTGGGCACAGTCTCCTGCTCCGGGCACACCCACAAGGACAATGGTAGGCTAGGTTCCTGCCTGGACTTGCTGGGTTGAAGGACAAGTGATTTTAAGTAAAGCCAAGTggcccttggggcttcccaggtggcactagtggtaaagaacccacctgccaatgcagggtcaggaatatcccctggaggagggcatggcaacccactccagtattcttgcctagagaatcgcatggacagaggagcctggagggctacagtccatggggtcgcaaagagtcggacacaactgaagcgacttagcacacactcatacTCAAGAGGCCTTCTGATGAGACAGTACCATTTATGAGGGTTGGGTGCTCTTCGTGTGCCTGAGTCTGTCACAAAGCAGGCGCTTCTCTTGAAAACCGATTGCACTTCCCTCCTAATGAGATAGATgtccagagggcagggctggctTCTCCCTCTTATTCTGAGTCACATGCCTGGGGCACGGAGGAgttttgcaggccagaaggacaGTGGCCTCTCAGAGAGAAGCCGAGGATACCTCCCAGGCAAAGAGTGGAGCAGGCCTGCTCCCCAGCTGAGGCTGTGTCGTCAACTGACGTacctcccttctccatcagacagTGCTGCCACCATCAGCCGGCGTGCGGCCTTGGGAGTGGGGTTCTGCCTGGCCATCTTCCTTCTGGCCATCTGGGGAGTCAAGCTTCAGCGGAAGTGAGTGCCTCCTACCACCTGACTCCTTTGCTttgcctcccccatcccagggagtGGGTCCCTGGTCACGCAGCCTTGCAGCCCCCAGCGTGCTGGGTCCTCAGGGCACTCTCCCCAGGCCCTTCGTCCTCCCTGATCACATCTTTATTTCTCAGTTGGAAGAGGATTCAGAGACAGCAGGGCCTTCAGGAAAGTTCCAGTGGACAGAGCTTCTTTGTGAGGAATATAAAGGTAGGAGGGCAGAAAGAGGGAATGCAGGGCAGGTCTTGAAGTCAAGAAAGAAGCAAAGTGGAAAATCAACTATGTgtcaattaacaaataaaaaagaactttcctggcggtccagtggttaagacttcgccttccaatgcagggcatgttgggttccatccttggtcaggtagctaggattccacgtgccacagaaCCAACAAACCGAAACAGAagacaaaagcaatattgtaacaaattcaataaaggctttaaaaaaatggtccacatcaaaaaaaaaatctttaaaaagaaacgcAATGGACATGGGTGATAGAGTactgtgggggtgggtgggggagttAGGATGGGGAGAGGAGTGATAAGAGCTGaaattttgtctttctctcaGGCTAGAAGGACCCCCCAAGCCGAACGCCCCCACTCCCTGGGGTGCTACAACCCGGTGATGGAAGATACAGTCAGCTATGCTACCTTGAGCTTTCCTCTTGGCGAGACTGACACGCAGAGACTTAGGTACCAGGGGGTGACACCCGTGCCCTGGGAGGGACATGGGGGTAGGGCTCCTGTCCTGCCTTCCTCTTTGCTTCATCTTCTCATTCCAGCTCTGTAACGACCCCCTGGAGAATGGGCTAGGGAACTGGATCTATGCCTTCAAGCAAGGGCCAGTCTCCCTCACCAAGGTTGAGGCTTCACAAAATAGACACACATATGTTCACTCGGTGGACACCTGAGCTCCTGCTATGAACCCTGGGCATCACACACAGGGGCTGAGAGGCTGGGGGTGCTCTTAGGGGCTGGGGGAATTGGAAAAAGGAGCAAATTGCATGCAAAAGTCTTCACCTGTGGTTATCTATCTGCCTTCCCTCTCAGAGACGCAGGGAGCTCAGAGATGCGGGAAATTCCCCCAAGCAGGGACGACAGGGTCACCTATGCTGTGGTGCAGAACAGTCAAGTGGTAAGAGGGCAGGGCTGTgggaggcggggggagggggaacCTGGCCTCGTCCCTGTGTCCCAGATGGGAAGGACCCGGTGGGCTCCGTGGTGGCAGAggctgggcagggggagggcTGCCCAGGCCCTGGCATGGTCAGAGCCTGGGCAGGCGCCTCCCAGTTAGAGAGGTCAACTGCATCCAGTTTCCAGACAAGAGGGCTTCGTCCTGGGCCCTTgggaccctggggtgggggtagggggagccaggagggaagggacagtggGAGTGGACAGTGGGAAGCTGCTCACCACACTGTGGCTTCCTCAGGCCGACTATGAGAACGTGACTCCGGAGGTCCTAGACGATGAGGGCATTCATTACTCGGAGCTGGTCCATTTTGGGAATGGGAAGCGGGCCCTGGCCCAGGAAGGAGTGGAATACGTGACCCTCAAGCACTGATGGGCCAAAACCTTCTCAGCCCCTGCTGCTCTGCTGGGGcgttatacacatgcacacacgcatgcaagGTTGCTGCAGCCCAGCTGGTGCAGAGAACTTTGTACGTGGCCCAGACACAGTCTCCCTTCTTAGCACTGGTAACCTGCCAAAGGGTTCATTCCTGGTCCTTTCCTCTCAGCGGCTCATCTACATACCTACCCTGAACTGCACAAATCTTCCCCCTGGCCCTCCCCAGCCATCGGTcaccacctgtgtgtgtgtggtctgttagtcgctcagtcatgtccagctgtgaccccatggacagtagcctgccaggctcctctgtccatgggattctccgggcaacagtactggagtgggttgccatgcccttctccaggggatcttcccaaaccagggattgaatccgggtctgctgcattgcaggccaaacctttaccatctgagccaccatctgcCCCCTCCCAAACCCCATCCCCTAGATGGCTGTGTCCCCGCTGGGATCAGCtggtcattatttttatttctctctcatccCATTCCTTTGACAAGCGACCCCTGCTCTGATAACTTCACTCACTAATATAATGCCTAATTTTTGCCTCCGGGACAAAGCCCAGGAAATGAGGAACATAAACAAGGTAGAGAGAGGCACTGCCCTGGGCCAGTTCCTCCTCTAGGAGGCATTCCACAGAGAGGATTATGCTGCTGTGGCCCCTGTCCTTGGAGGTCTCGGGGTCTGAGATGTACACCGATGTGGATACGCATGTAACAGACACAGAGCTGCACAATAAACCTGACTCAGATATGGCATCAAGCAGCCAGTGAGTGATTTCCAGTCTGCAGAGTGCGAGTGGGGACAGGGAGGTGGGGCAGGCATCCTGGGGCttgggaagaagggaaaggtcATGACCAAACCACCAGACTGGAGAGCCCATCTCCTGGTTGCCGAGAGTCCACTGGCATCACAAGACAGAGTCTGGGTCTCGACTCTTCCACTTGACCAGCCAAGTGAGCTTGGGCAGAGTTCACcggcttctctaagcctcagtttcttcatctgttaaaaaGAAGATGCAGGTGGTTCGAGATAGGAAATGAGTCTTATGTCATATTATAAGAAGGCTAACACAGCAGCCAAAAGTCCCTAAGAATCAAATTTCTATCTGATTTGCATCTCTTGAAGACTGTGAAAAGGGGAAGCCAACTCATTGCTCACAGCACTTCTCAAAAAGTGCCCCTGCTGAGTTCTTTCGCAACCCACAGCTGCATGGCTTTTCGAAGACCTGGAGGGACCTCTCACCCTTTCTACCTTCGTTTACCCCCACTCGTTTTCTAGTACGTTTCCTGGCTGACTTGCCCTCTGCTTCTCCATCTGTTCTCTCTCTACCGGTTCCACTTCTCCCAAGGGGCCAAAGCCCATTCTCCTTCGGGGCAGGAAGGCATGGTTCATCAATCATCAAGGTGTCCAGCAAATTCCTGGCCTGTGATGGGTGTTCTGAAGACATCACTTTCCTTTCCTGCCCCCAACATTCCCCACTGTCCAACACCAGGTGCTCTCTGCAAGGTTGTCCTTGGGATACCCGAGGAGTGGGGCGCTGATTTCCCCGTCGAACTTTTTATCCCTAGTTTGACTtcttccccttttttctttcttttttgggcaCACCATGTGGCTTGGGGCATCTCAGTTCTGGGGCCCtcacagtgaaagtgctgagtcttaaccactggatttccAGGGAACTTCCGGTTAACCTCTTGTGAGCACCATATGCTTTTTTAGAGAAGGCTTTGAGGACTGTTGAAATGAGAGGAGAAGGGCTTGGGAACCAGAATCACTGAACCCATTCAACCATTTATCACAGAACCAGTTATTGGGATACCAAAAAAAAGATAGAGCATGGTCCTAACTTAGGAGTCTCTGGTCTAGCTGCCCAGAGGGTTTTAGACGCCCAAGGGGCTGGAGGCAGCCTGAGGAGGCCTGGCACGGGGTTCCCTGGCAACCAGCTGGTGACTTCCATCCTGTCCCCATGCCTGGCTGCTGATATCAACCTACTTCATGACCAATTGCCCAGGAGATGTAGCTGTCATGAGGCCCCACTGAGATGTGCTCAGCAGAGACTGGGCAGCCCTGCGGCAGGAACACACGCAGCCCCGCATCCAGCCCCAGACCTCACCGTCCTCCCGGAGCCCAGACAATAGACCATTCATCCGACTCAGTGAGTCCCTGCTGTGTATGCAACAAGCAGTGGACAGACCAGACAGCTAGCTTCGCCCTCACTGGCCAACATTCTAGCAGTTagtcgctaagccgtgtctgactctttggggaccccatgaactatagctcgccaggctcctctgtccatgggattctccaggcaagaatactggagtgggttgccatttccttctccaggaggtcttcctgacccagggatggaacctgcatctcctgcattggcaggaagattctttaccactgagccaccagggaagccgtacaTTTTAGCAGAGGAGTTGGCAAATCTGATGTCGCAGAGTTTCAGGTGCTCAGAATAAACAACACACAATGACAGCAGAAGGGCTGGAGCAGAGGCAGAGCCCACAGGATGCAGGGACCAAGGGCTTCTCTGTGATGCTTGGCAGACACCTGAACTGCAAGGTGGGAGAGCCAGCGGAGAAGAGCTTGAAAACCCGCTGTCTCCCTTGGCACCCAGCTTTGTTCATCTCCCAAACACGCATCACAACAGGTAAAATGGCACTTTCCTCGAGGTTTTTCCCCAGCCCTGTCCATTTCTGAGTGTTTCCAAAAGACAAAACCCTAAACAGCAGGTAGTGAGTTCTTCTGTATCCCAGGGGAGGTGCTGGATGACATATGCAGGACTTGGAAGGGAGGTGATGGAGAACCTGAGATTCAAAGGGAGATATGACCATTTCTTTGGAGGGAGCTGTGGATCCGCTGGGAATCTCATGCTGCCCGCACTTGAAGCCTGATGGGCAGCACTTCCAGGGAGCCACTCGGAGAAGCTTATTCAGGGTGACGTGGAATTCGGGGAGGACATAGTGGCGTGGTGACCAACACACACGCCCAAGAAAGCTGAAGTCCAGAGAGGCCGTATTGTCAGTCTCACgcaggagagagacagatggatAGACAGACACCTGTTTagtcagagacagagagacaggaccGCGGAGACAGCCTGGGGCCATTTAAATCTCACTTAGggaggatggggcttcccaggtggctcagtgggttaaAGAGCCCATCTataacacaggagatgcagtgaGATGCGAGTCCGACCCccgggtcaggaagttccccgttccagtgttcttgcctggagaatcccatagacagaggagcctggcaggctacagtccatggggttgtgaagagttggacacgactgaaatgactaagCAGGCATATAGGGAGGATGACACCAACAGGGAGGTGAACGACCGAGTTCCCAGAGGCTGAGACGAAAGGTAAGCAGCCAAATGGAGGCACGTGCCACCCAGCATCCCTACAAGTGCCCCCAGGAGGGGTCCCCTCTGCCATCAGTGCAGCTCAGAGAGGGGCAGGGCAGACCACCGGCCAGTACTTCGGTGCCATCCATCTCAACTGTGCCTGTTCCTGGTCTCTCCTCCTCCTATGCCTGCTGACATGGGGAGGGTCAGTAACCACTGtcgggggattccctggtggtccagtggctaagactccgtgctcccaatgcaggggacccaggttcaaaccctggtcagggaacttgatcccacatgctgcaactaaaatccagcacagccaaataaatgtagaaaaaataaatataaatatgaaaaaacccagccacagtcatcaggccagaggggagaggagaaggaggacGGGGGAGCCCAAGGCCTGTTATCAGGTACGCGGAGAGCGGAAGCTCCAGCTAGGCATGGTGATCTCATGACCCCACATTGCCCCACCTACTGCGTGCCAAGTGGAGGTACTATGGTGACCAGAAGGACTGTTTTAGTCTCTGAGAGTGAGCCTGGCCCTGCCCACGAGCCCGTCCAAGAGTAGAGAAGACTTAGCCCCCAGGGCAGGTTCAAACAGACTGTTGGGGGTGGGGCGGAATAAAACTGGGTGCTGGTTGTACCCCACCCACCCTGCTCTTTAAAGGTGCTGGCCAGGCATGCCTCCCTCCACCCAACGAAAGCCCACACCTCAAACCTCTCCCCTTCCTGTGTTCGCATCACCCTGGACCCTCACCTCCTTCAGAGATGGTCCATTAGCTGCTCATCCAGGCTGTGAGTGCTTCAGGCTAATGGCCCTGCTACCCCGCCCTTCCCTCCCTTCCGGCTCACTGCCCGTCCTGGCCGCCCTCCCTCGGGGGACTCCTGAGCCTCAGACATCTGGCAGCACCAGGAGGTGAGTCCCTCTTTCTGTGGCTTCTCTCCCCATAAAAATGATTCCCCAGATCCCTGCAAGAATGAT
Above is a genomic segment from Ovis canadensis isolate MfBH-ARS-UI-01 breed Bighorn chromosome 14, ARS-UI_OviCan_v2, whole genome shotgun sequence containing:
- the CD22 gene encoding B-cell receptor CD22 isoform X4, with the protein product MTAFPSPIVQRGLYPGMSTPGEYLAFSDSTWKFKHPETLYAWDGACVWIPCTYNLLKGGGHTLDNLTVYHNFTYDKEAKHYKGTILYNTNLKAKEPTPSQERVRFLGNNRNNCTLLINPVKVNDSGPLGLRMTSGLDKWMEPLALNISERAPQPHIELRQEIYEDQEVTVTCSLNFACHDYQIHLQWSLEGSVTTNTILSPDMVATQSRLRFQPKWTHDGKNLTCQLWDPMKQRVLSEKTVLLEVKHAPKLEIQVSPEEATVTEGESVTMRCQVTSNPPHWSVSWFKDGTQLEEQGTTLTLPEVTRMMSGQYTCQASNDVGLRQSDAVDLQVHYAPEPSRVQLSPSSIKEGVTVELACISAANPPPVNYTWYFNEQELPGKNGRTFQIPQVLIKHAGKYSCLAENSLGPGSVGQEADLDVQYPPKGVTTVIQSPTPIREGDSVTLSCTFNSSNPTVTRYNWNSPGSQDQTSQKLTIRKVAWDAQPVKCEACNQWCSWSPSVNLNVLYAPKDVSIQISPHTEIRSGKRILLQCEFSSSRPADIHVFWKKDGSLLLKAGKTLTFDPISPEDSGTYHCLVNNSIGQTSSEARELRVMYAPRRLRVSISPKDGVVEGKTAVLTCESDANPPTSHYNWFDGNNQDLHHYGQTLRLEPVKLQHAGSYWCRGTNHLGQSQSPPTTLTVYYSAATISRRAALGVGFCLAIFLLAIWGVKLQRNWKRIQRQQGLQESSSGQSFFVRNIKARRTPQAERPHSLGCYNPVMEDTVSYATLSFPLGETDTQRLRDAGSSEMREIPPSRDDRVTYAVVQNSQVADYENVTPEVLDDEGIHYSELVHFGNGKRALAQEGVEYVTLKH
- the CD22 gene encoding B-cell receptor CD22 isoform X8, coding for MDDGLDGWMVGSKEKVLVLRGVGLMGEAWCIPKRPMSFWNPLSCCATSHCPPGIREKGLAYVRKKSCLEDVSDQVAQRQTLPGPGSCLDSTMHLLGPSLLLLEYLAFSDSTWKFKHPETLYAWDGACVWIPCTYNLLKGGGHTLDNLTVYHNFTYDKEAKHYKGTILYNTNLKAKEPTPSQERVRFLGNNRNNCTLLINPVKVNDSGPLGLRMTSGLDKWMEPLALNISERAPQPHIELRQEIYEDQEVTVTCSLNFACHDYQIHLQWSLEGSVTTNTILSPDMVATQSRLRFQPKWTHDGKNLTCQLWDPMKQRVLSEKTVLLEVKHPPKGVTTVIQSPTPIREGDSVTLSCTFNSSNPTVTRYNWNSPGSQDQTSQKLTIRKVAWDAQPVKCEACNQWCSWSPSVNLNVLYAPKDVSIQISPHTEIRSGKRILLQCEFSSSRPADIHVFWKKDGSLLLKAGKTLTFDPISPEDSGTYHCLVNNSIGQTSSEARELRVMYAPRRLRVSISPKDGVVEGKTAVLTCESDANPPTSHYNWFDGNNQDLHHYGQTLRLEPVKLQHAGSYWCRGTNHLGQSQSPPTTLTVYYSAATISRRAALGVGFCLAIFLLAIWGVKLQRNWKRIQRQQGLQESSSGQSFFVRNIKARRTPQAERPHSLGCYNPVMEDTVSYATLSFPLGETDTQRLRDAGSSEMREIPPSRDDRVTYAVVQNSQVADYENVTPEVLDDEGIHYSELVHFGNGKRALAQEGVEYVTLKH
- the CD22 gene encoding B-cell receptor CD22 isoform X5, with product MTSGLDKWMEPLALNISERAPQPHIELRQEIYEDQEVTVTCSLNFACHDYQIHLQWSLEGSVTTNTILSPDMVATQSRLRFQPKWTHDGKNLTCQLWDPMKQRVLSEKTVLLEVKHAPKLEIQVSPEEATVTEGESVTMRCQVTSNPPHWSVSWFKDGTQLEEQGTTLTLPEVTRMMSGQYTCQASNDVGLRQSDAVDLQVHYAPEPSRVQLSPSSIKEGVTVELACISAANPPPVNYTWYFNEQELPGKNGRTFQIPQVLIKHAGKYSCLAENSLGPGSVGQEADLDVQYPPKGVTTVIQSPTPIREGDSVTLSCTFNSSNPTVTRYNWNSPGSQDQTSQKLTIRKVAWDAQPVKCEACNQWCSWSPSVNLNVLYAPKDVSIQISPHTEIRSGKRILLQCEFSSSRPADIHVFWKKDGSLLLKAGKTLTFDPISPEDSGTYHCLVNNSIGQTSSEARELRVMYAPRRLRVSISPKDGVVEGKTAVLTCESDANPPTSHYNWFDGNNQDLHHYGQTLRLEPVKLQHAGSYWCRGTNHLGQSQSPPTTLTVYYSAATISRRAALGVGFCLAIFLLAIWGVKLQRNWKRIQRQQGLQESSSGQSFFVRNIKARRTPQAERPHSLGCYNPVMEDTVSYATLSFPLGETDTQRLRDAGSSEMREIPPSRDDRVTYAVVQNSQVADYENVTPEVLDDEGIHYSELVHFGNGKRALAQEGVEYVTLKH
- the CD22 gene encoding B-cell receptor CD22 isoform X6 is translated as MTAFPSPIVQRGLYPGMSTPGGSCLDSTMHLLGPSLLLLEYLAFSDSTWKFKHPETLYAWDGACVWIPCTYNLLKGGGHTLDNLTVYHNFTYDKEAKHYKGTILYNTNLKAKEPTPSQERVRFLGNNRNNCTLLINPVKVNDSGPLGLRMTSGLDKWMEPLALNISERAPQPHIELRQEIYEDQEVTVTCSLNFACHDYQIHLQWSLEGSVTTNTILSPDMVATQSRLRFQPKWTHDGKNLTCQLWDPMKQRVLSEKTVLLEVKHPPKGVTTVIQSPTPIREGDSVTLSCTFNSSNPTVTRYNWNSPGSQDQTSQKLTIRKVAWDAQPVKCEACNQWCSWSPSVNLNVLYAPKDVSIQISPHTEIRSGKRILLQCEFSSSRPADIHVFWKKDGSLLLKAGKTLTFDPISPEDSGTYHCLVNNSIGQTSSEARELRVMYAPRRLRVSISPKDGVVEGKTAVLTCESDANPPTSHYNWFDGNNQDLHHYGQTLRLEPVKLQHAGSYWCRGTNHLGQSQSPPTTLTVYYSAATISRRAALGVGFCLAIFLLAIWGVKLQRNWKRIQRQQGLQESSSGQSFFVRNIKARRTPQAERPHSLGCYNPVMEDTVSYATLSFPLGETDTQRLRDAGSSEMREIPPSRDDRVTYAVVQNSQVADYENVTPEVLDDEGIHYSELVHFGNGKRALAQEGVEYVTLKH
- the CD22 gene encoding B-cell receptor CD22 isoform X7, with the protein product MHLLGPSLLLLEYLAFSDSTWKFKHPETLYAWDGACVWIPCTYNLLKGGGHTLDNLTVYHNFTYDKEAKHYKGTILYNTNLKAKEPTPSQERVRFLGNNRNNCTLLINPVKVNDSGPLGLRMTSGLDKWMEPLALNISERAPQPHIELRQEIYEDQEVTVTCSLNFACHDYQIHLQWSLEGSVTTNTILSPDMVATQSRLRFQPKWTHDGKNLTCQLWDPMKQRVLSEKTVLLEVKHPPKGVTTVIQSPTPIREGDSVTLSCTFNSSNPTVTRYNWNSPGSQDQTSQKLTIRKVAWDAQPVKCEACNQWCSWSPSVNLNVLYAPKDVSIQISPHTEIRSGKRILLQCEFSSSRPADIHVFWKKDGSLLLKAGKTLTFDPISPEDSGTYHCLVNNSIGQTSSEARELRVMYAPRRLRVSISPKDGVVEGKTAVLTCESDANPPTSHYNWFDGNNQDLHHYGQTLRLEPVKLQHAGSYWCRGTNHLGQSQSPPTTLTVYYSAATISRRAALGVGFCLAIFLLAIWGVKLQRNWKRIQRQQGLQESSSGQSFFVRNIKARRTPQAERPHSLGCYNPVMEDTVSYATLSFPLGETDTQRLRDAGSSEMREIPPSRDDRVTYAVVQNSQVADYENVTPEVLDDEGIHYSELVHFGNGKRALAQEGVEYVTLKH
- the CD22 gene encoding B-cell receptor CD22 isoform X9 codes for the protein MTAFPSPIVQRGLYPGMSTPGEYLAFSDSTWKFKHPETLYAWDGACVWIPCTYNLLKGGGHTLDNLTVYHNFTYDKEAKHYKGTILYNTNLKAKEPTPSQERVRFLGNNRNNCTLLINPVKVNDSGPLGLRMTSGLDKWMEPLALNISERAPQPHIELRQEIYEDQEVTVTCSLNFACHDYQIHLQWSLEGSVTTNTILSPDMVATQSRLRFQPKWTHDGKNLTCQLWDPMKQRVLSEKTVLLEVKHPPKGVTTVIQSPTPIREGDSVTLSCTFNSSNPTVTRYNWNSPGSQDQTSQKLTIRKVAWDAQPVKCEACNQWCSWSPSVNLNVLYAPKDVSIQISPHTEIRSGKRILLQCEFSSSRPADIHVFWKKDGSLLLKAGKTLTFDPISPEDSGTYHCLVNNSIGQTSSEARELRVMYAPRRLRVSISPKDGVVEGKTAVLTCESDANPPTSHYNWFDGNNQDLHHYGQTLRLEPVKLQHAGSYWCRGTNHLGQSQSPPTTLTVYYSAATISRRAALGVGFCLAIFLLAIWGVKLQRNWKRIQRQQGLQESSSGQSFFVRNIKARRTPQAERPHSLGCYNPVMEDTVSYATLSFPLGETDTQRLRDAGSSEMREIPPSRDDRVTYAVVQNSQVADYENVTPEVLDDEGIHYSELVHFGNGKRALAQEGVEYVTLKH
- the CD22 gene encoding B-cell receptor CD22 isoform X2, whose protein sequence is MHLLGPSLLLLEYLAFSDSTWKFKHPETLYAWDGACVWIPCTYNLLKGGGHTLDNLTVYHNFTYDKEAKHYKGTILYNTNLKAKEPTPSQERVRFLGNNRNNCTLLINPVKVNDSGPLGLRMTSGLDKWMEPLALNISERAPQPHIELRQEIYEDQEVTVTCSLNFACHDYQIHLQWSLEGSVTTNTILSPDMVATQSRLRFQPKWTHDGKNLTCQLWDPMKQRVLSEKTVLLEVKHAPKLEIQVSPEEATVTEGESVTMRCQVTSNPPHWSVSWFKDGTQLEEQGTTLTLPEVTRMMSGQYTCQASNDVGLRQSDAVDLQVHYAPEPSRVQLSPSSIKEGVTVELACISAANPPPVNYTWYFNEQELPGKNGRTFQIPQVLIKHAGKYSCLAENSLGPGSVGQEADLDVQYPPKGVTTVIQSPTPIREGDSVTLSCTFNSSNPTVTRYNWNSPGSQDQTSQKLTIRKVAWDAQPVKCEACNQWCSWSPSVNLNVLYAPKDVSIQISPHTEIRSGKRILLQCEFSSSRPADIHVFWKKDGSLLLKAGKTLTFDPISPEDSGTYHCLVNNSIGQTSSEARELRVMYAPRRLRVSISPKDGVVEGKTAVLTCESDANPPTSHYNWFDGNNQDLHHYGQTLRLEPVKLQHAGSYWCRGTNHLGQSQSPPTTLTVYYSAATISRRAALGVGFCLAIFLLAIWGVKLQRNWKRIQRQQGLQESSSGQSFFVRNIKARRTPQAERPHSLGCYNPVMEDTVSYATLSFPLGETDTQRLRDAGSSEMREIPPSRDDRVTYAVVQNSQVADYENVTPEVLDDEGIHYSELVHFGNGKRALAQEGVEYVTLKH